TCTTTATGATTCTACCCAATATGCTAACttgcaaaaatgttgttCAATTTATTTGGACCTATATAAAGCACAATTTAAGCgtaaatatgataaaagtaaaggtttaaaaaaCTAGATTgttattgtgaaaaaaatatttgatatgATTGATAATATGCGTGATCAGCAAGTAAGTAATAGTAGtgataacataaaattaaatgaaagtATAGTTAGAAAATGGGGTACACGAATTACTGTAATGTGTTTAATTCCATTGATTGGAATAATATGGCcaatttttgctttaatCAATACCAGCATATTATCATCTGTCATAGTTAAAGTCCTGTTTGGGATATATagtattttttaacaatattaatatttatgattttatt
This is a stretch of genomic DNA from Plasmodium cynomolgi strain B DNA, scaffold: 0621, whole genome shotgun sequence. It encodes these proteins:
- a CDS encoding CYIR protein (putative;~vir-type antigen), whose amino-acid sequence is MIDNMRDQQVSNSSDNIKLNESIVRKWGTRITVMCLIPLIGIIWPIFALINTSILSS